In Deinococcus psychrotolerans, a genomic segment contains:
- the ddrC gene encoding DNA damage response protein DdrC, translating into MNATIETALKTVAPTLSIGSARLPLSDAGRLHAASALSFLGLSQAAVWAQQDWESPHWKAFEQMHNLSRDLGDFGAGPEPTLSVAEFVALAAQTQTTSARRLQRKMADTFARSLVGDIRLAAEVAERSSEPLARSWLHARLESQDARRTLMSAAAKHGGHGPIFGQLGSVSNRSVLGKDSATLRRERGVKQTRDGLGTDELRRLSYLDAATAAALEGGTVQGNDAILELHRKVAGRERQTWAGGLDRAG; encoded by the coding sequence ATGAATGCGACTATCGAGACGGCGCTTAAAACAGTGGCCCCGACCCTTTCCATCGGCAGCGCCCGATTGCCGCTGAGTGACGCCGGACGCCTGCACGCCGCCAGCGCCCTGAGTTTTTTGGGCCTCAGCCAAGCAGCGGTGTGGGCGCAGCAAGACTGGGAAAGCCCGCACTGGAAAGCTTTTGAACAGATGCACAACCTCAGCCGCGATTTGGGCGACTTCGGCGCGGGGCCGGAGCCGACCCTCAGCGTGGCCGAGTTCGTGGCCTTGGCCGCCCAGACGCAAACCACTTCCGCCCGCCGCCTTCAGCGCAAGATGGCCGACACTTTCGCCCGCAGTCTGGTGGGCGATATCCGGCTGGCCGCCGAGGTGGCCGAGCGCAGCTCAGAACCGCTGGCCCGCAGTTGGCTGCACGCCCGCTTGGAATCCCAAGACGCCCGCCGCACCCTAATGAGCGCCGCTGCCAAGCACGGCGGACACGGCCCGATTTTTGGACAGCTCGGCAGCGTGAGTAACCGCAGCGTGCTGGGTAAAGACAGCGCCACCCTGCGCCGTGAGCGCGGCGTCAAACAGACCCGCGACGGCCTGGGCACCGACGAGCTGCGCCGGTTGTCATACCTCGACGCCGCCACTGCCGCCGCGCTGGAAGGGGGCACTGTTCAGGGCAACGACGCTATTTTGGAACTCCACCGCAAAGTTGCTGGGCGCGAACGCCAGACTTGGGCAGGCGGGCTGGATAGAGCCGGCTAA
- a CDS encoding (4Fe-4S)-binding protein produces the protein MTRESDANPPVPTTPAAPEWGRAYTAPDITVYFDKARCIHFAACIRGLPQVFNTDARPWIQPNAAPAEALAEVVRRCPTGALHYALASGPAEQPENTTIQVCENGPLFVRGDLEMAAPQGSVHDTRMALCRCGASHNKPFCDGSHRSSGFEAAGGEKLNQG, from the coding sequence ATGACCCGAGAGAGCGATGCAAATCCACCAGTTCCGACGACTCCAGCCGCGCCTGAGTGGGGCCGCGCCTACACCGCGCCGGACATCACTGTTTACTTTGACAAAGCACGCTGCATTCATTTCGCCGCCTGTATTCGCGGTTTGCCGCAGGTGTTCAATACCGACGCCCGCCCCTGGATTCAGCCCAACGCCGCGCCCGCCGAGGCACTCGCCGAAGTGGTGCGCCGATGCCCCACCGGAGCGCTGCACTACGCCCTGGCCAGTGGCCCCGCCGAGCAACCGGAAAACACCACCATTCAAGTTTGCGAAAACGGCCCGCTGTTCGTGCGCGGTGATCTGGAGATGGCCGCGCCACAGGGCAGCGTCCACGACACCCGCATGGCCCTGTGCCGCTGCGGGGCGAGCCACAACAAACCGTTTTGCGACGGCTCCCACCGCAGCAGCGGGTTTGAGGCGGCGGGCGGCGAGAAATTGAATCAAGGCTGA
- a CDS encoding CinA family nicotinamide mononucleotide deamidase-related protein, protein MKAEIISVGTELLLGEIVDTNAAFVARELSLRGVTLQRKATVGDNLERISGLIRESLSRADLVILGGGLGPTDDDLTREGIAAVARETPAEDRELLAWLSGLFTSRGRTMAPINRKQAWLIPSASALPNPLGTAPGWFVTLPDGHEFAGKRIAALPGPPREMNRMFREELLPRLNLPAWAFYAVTLHTSGIGESDVATHLGDLTKIANPSVATYARKTGTDVRVAASAKSAEEARQLAEPVLEQARTALGRYIWAEEKTGDAPATLAGAVIKLLAGRSLGLVEAGSGGTLALQFAGAAALKGAAISDDHATLLTLGLTPITLSRDGVCSEVAALELAHGARERFGTGVGLSVCAAAEGEQQGQVAIAIVGEGLERVASVNWPGDAGQVRERAASTALNLAFRALSAAEADQTQAGQTQVNQTQAGQR, encoded by the coding sequence GTGAAAGCTGAGATCATCAGCGTCGGCACCGAGTTGCTGCTCGGTGAAATCGTGGACACCAACGCGGCGTTCGTGGCCCGCGAACTGTCGCTGCGCGGCGTGACCTTGCAGCGCAAAGCCACCGTCGGTGACAACTTGGAGCGCATCAGCGGTCTCATCCGCGAATCGCTTTCCCGCGCCGACTTGGTGATTTTGGGCGGCGGCCTCGGCCCCACCGACGACGACCTGACCCGTGAAGGCATTGCCGCAGTCGCCCGCGAGACGCCCGCCGAAGATCGTGAGTTGCTGGCGTGGCTGAGCGGTTTGTTTACTTCGCGCGGACGCACGATGGCCCCGATCAATAGAAAGCAGGCCTGGCTGATTCCCTCGGCCTCGGCGCTGCCCAACCCACTCGGCACCGCGCCGGGCTGGTTTGTGACTCTGCCGGACGGCCACGAATTTGCCGGAAAACGGATTGCCGCCCTGCCCGGCCCGCCCCGCGAAATGAACCGCATGTTCAGAGAAGAACTGCTGCCCCGCCTCAACCTTCCCGCTTGGGCCTTCTACGCGGTCACGCTGCACACGTCGGGCATCGGTGAGAGCGACGTGGCCACCCATTTGGGCGACCTGACCAAAATAGCCAACCCGAGTGTGGCCACCTACGCCCGAAAAACCGGAACCGACGTGCGGGTGGCCGCCAGTGCCAAGAGCGCCGAAGAAGCGCGGCAGCTGGCAGAACCTGTCTTAGAGCAGGCCCGCACCGCTTTGGGCCGCTACATTTGGGCGGAAGAAAAAACTGGCGACGCGCCGGCCACCCTCGCAGGCGCAGTCATCAAGCTGCTGGCTGGACGGAGCCTCGGGTTGGTCGAAGCAGGCAGCGGCGGCACTTTGGCCCTTCAATTTGCCGGCGCTGCTGCTCTTAAAGGAGCCGCCATCTCGGACGACCACGCCACTTTGCTGACGCTCGGCCTGACGCCAATCACCCTCTCCAGAGACGGAGTGTGTAGCGAAGTCGCCGCACTGGAACTCGCTCACGGCGCACGCGAACGGTTTGGAACCGGAGTGGGCCTGAGCGTCTGCGCCGCCGCCGAGGGTGAGCAGCAAGGCCAAGTGGCGATTGCTATCGTGGGCGAGGGCTTAGAGCGCGTCGCCTCGGTCAACTGGCCGGGCGACGCCGGGCAAGTCCGCGAGCGGGCCGCCAGCACCGCGCTGAACTTGGCATTTCGGGCGCTGAGTGCAGCCGAAGCCGATCAGACGCAAGCGGGCCAAACCCAAGTCAACCAGACTCAGGCGGGTCAGCGATGA
- the thpR gene encoding RNA 2',3'-cyclic phosphodiesterase — protein sequence MSKPQKKGQPLKLRAAPRRPTERPAEPNPSQANASPAAEPSAYQETLPEPQQGQPSRPPQRSERSERPASQKPRPTGPTDDKRPRSKPTRDAPVYDTHQANLRLFFALKVPPEVAEQLGAAQKNLRGNWRSVRADQLHVTLAYLPGVDPAKIDALKKLGEQVAAQTAPLSLKLRGTGYFPNEGSPRVWFVKVEAEGLEELAAALRLGLTELGVDTDNLAFKAHITLARKKGAAPRLPPKIFDLGWDAGAVTLYRSHLQKTGPIYENLAMFKLRGEFRATIMSSAESTPDITADIASAPSQLDLPTDLSPEDTP from the coding sequence ATGAGCAAGCCGCAGAAAAAAGGCCAGCCGCTGAAGCTGAGAGCCGCGCCACGCCGCCCCACTGAACGCCCAGCCGAGCCCAATCCGTCCCAAGCCAATGCATCTCCAGCCGCTGAACCAAGCGCGTATCAAGAGACGCTGCCCGAGCCTCAACAAGGCCAGCCCAGCCGCCCACCCCAGCGCAGTGAACGAAGTGAGCGCCCAGCATCCCAGAAACCGCGTCCAACCGGGCCCACCGACGATAAGCGGCCTCGCAGCAAACCAACTCGGGACGCGCCCGTTTACGACACCCACCAAGCCAACCTGCGCCTCTTTTTCGCCCTCAAAGTGCCGCCAGAAGTCGCCGAACAGCTTGGCGCGGCCCAAAAGAACTTGCGCGGTAATTGGCGCTCGGTGCGGGCCGATCAGTTGCATGTAACGCTGGCGTATCTGCCCGGCGTTGATCCGGCCAAAATAGACGCCCTCAAGAAACTGGGCGAGCAAGTGGCCGCACAAACCGCGCCGCTGAGCCTCAAGCTGCGCGGCACCGGATATTTTCCCAACGAAGGCAGCCCCCGCGTCTGGTTCGTAAAGGTGGAAGCTGAGGGGCTGGAAGAATTGGCCGCTGCGTTGCGTCTAGGCCTTACAGAACTGGGCGTGGACACCGACAACCTCGCTTTCAAAGCCCACATTACCTTGGCCCGCAAAAAGGGCGCGGCTCCCCGTTTGCCGCCCAAAATTTTTGACCTCGGCTGGGATGCGGGCGCGGTCACGCTTTACCGCAGCCACCTCCAGAAGACCGGGCCGATCTATGAGAACTTGGCGATGTTTAAGTTGCGCGGCGAATTTCGTGCTACCATTATGTCCAGTGCTGAATCTACTCCAGACATAACCGCCGACATTGCATCTGCACCAAGCCAACTCGATCTGCCAACCGATCTGTCCCCGGAGGACACCCCATGA
- the recA gene encoding recombinase RecA, giving the protein MSKENPKETSAPNNEAERTKAIDTAMSQIEKQFGKGSIVRLGANTKLDIQVISTGSLSLDLALGVGGIPRGRVTEIYGPESGGKTTLALAIIAQAQKAGGTAAFIDAEHALDPVYARALGVDTDALLVSQPDNGEQALEIMELLVRSGAIDVVVVDSVAALTPRAEIEGDMGDSLPGLQARLMSQALRKLTAILSKTGTAAIFINQVREKIGVMYGNPETTTGGRALKFYSSVRLDVRKIGQPTKVGNDAVANTVKIKTVKNKVAAPFKEVELSLVYGKGFDQLTDLITLAADMDIVKKAGSFYSYNEERIGQGKEKAIAYIAERPELEKEIRERVTAAIKAGNTKEVAKPAAPEAELAVAE; this is encoded by the coding sequence ATGAGCAAAGAAAACCCCAAAGAGACTTCCGCCCCCAACAACGAAGCCGAGCGCACCAAAGCCATCGACACCGCCATGAGCCAGATCGAAAAGCAGTTCGGCAAGGGCAGCATCGTGCGGCTGGGAGCCAACACCAAGCTGGACATCCAGGTCATCAGCACCGGCAGCCTCAGCTTGGACTTGGCGCTGGGCGTGGGGGGCATTCCGCGTGGGCGCGTCACCGAGATTTACGGCCCCGAGTCCGGCGGCAAAACCACTTTGGCGCTGGCGATCATTGCGCAGGCCCAAAAAGCCGGCGGCACAGCGGCCTTCATTGACGCCGAACACGCCCTCGATCCGGTGTACGCCCGTGCGCTGGGCGTAGACACCGACGCTCTGCTGGTATCGCAGCCCGATAATGGCGAGCAGGCACTGGAAATCATGGAACTGCTGGTACGCTCGGGAGCGATCGACGTGGTCGTGGTGGACTCGGTGGCCGCGCTGACCCCCCGCGCCGAAATCGAGGGCGACATGGGCGACTCTCTGCCCGGCCTGCAAGCAAGATTGATGTCGCAGGCACTGCGCAAACTGACGGCCATTTTGTCCAAGACCGGCACCGCCGCCATCTTCATCAATCAGGTGCGCGAGAAGATCGGCGTGATGTACGGCAACCCGGAAACCACCACTGGCGGGCGGGCGCTCAAGTTTTATTCCTCGGTGCGCTTGGATGTCCGCAAGATCGGCCAGCCCACTAAAGTCGGCAACGACGCGGTGGCCAACACCGTCAAAATCAAGACCGTCAAGAACAAAGTCGCCGCGCCGTTTAAGGAAGTGGAGTTGTCGCTGGTGTACGGCAAAGGCTTTGACCAGCTCACCGACCTCATTACCTTGGCCGCCGACATGGACATCGTGAAAAAGGCGGGCAGCTTTTACAGTTACAACGAAGAGCGCATCGGGCAGGGCAAGGAAAAAGCCATTGCTTACATTGCCGAGCGCCCTGAACTCGAAAAAGAAATCCGTGAGCGCGTAACGGCGGCCATTAAAGCGGGCAATACCAAAGAAGTCGCCAAGCCTGCCGCACCGGAAGCAGAATTGGCAGTGGCAGAGTAA
- a CDS encoding DUF664 domain-containing protein produces MTPEIALTPEAWARALRIDPQPPSTPHIGALVEMLSYTRLTTLQAVEGLDKQDLDTTYDDFPHSIAMLLGHLAAVERAYQYISFENLDPFAGDVPAYDRYLGAMTFGEHGLAVRRFQLKELLDELAEVRAETLRELGKRDDAWLGQRLNLPEMTDMNHHWVWFHVLEEELSDRGQIRLLRQAILRAQTAEATPPDSADE; encoded by the coding sequence ATGACCCCCGAAATCGCCCTGACGCCCGAGGCTTGGGCACGCGCCCTGAGAATTGACCCGCAGCCGCCCTCCACACCGCACATCGGAGCGTTGGTCGAAATGCTGAGTTACACCCGCCTGACTACCCTGCAAGCGGTGGAGGGCCTAGACAAGCAAGATTTGGACACCACTTACGACGACTTCCCGCACTCGATCGCCATGCTGCTCGGCCACCTGGCCGCCGTGGAGCGGGCCTACCAGTACATCAGCTTCGAGAATCTGGACCCTTTCGCAGGCGACGTACCGGCTTATGACCGCTACCTCGGCGCGATGACGTTTGGCGAGCACGGCCTAGCGGTGCGGCGCTTTCAGCTCAAAGAGCTGTTGGATGAACTGGCCGAGGTTCGCGCCGAAACCCTGCGCGAGCTGGGCAAGCGGGATGACGCGTGGCTGGGTCAGCGCCTGAATTTGCCTGAAATGACCGATATGAACCACCACTGGGTCTGGTTTCACGTGTTGGAAGAAGAACTCAGCGACAGAGGCCAGATCCGCCTGCTGCGGCAAGCCATCTTGCGGGCGCAGACTGCTGAGGCAACCCCGCCAGATTCAGCGGACGAGTGA
- a CDS encoding phosphatase domain-containing protein yields the protein MIRAAALLYLSVATLSLPVALAAPAHELSVAGWASARATHLSIQVDAYDAWRGSGPAVLQNIARLLPQGAAGIGVVCQVGEQSIDVITDQGGHARCELKTTGAVKVSLVSGEEVRPNIPSLPDAPVTVISDLDDTVLITGAGKRSSVSTFLGATVSNRAAFPDIAPLYNSFAARGYPLVYLSNSPLGLSDFLRSVLPARGIANGPLLLRALDAQTLLHSTQHKIQSLNELAADLPGQFLLIGDTAQKDPEVYTAFAQSHPGKVLGIAIRDVSGPPRSQDVATLLYTAGVPVIISADAAAFASLVR from the coding sequence ATGATTCGCGCCGCCGCTTTGCTCTACTTGTCTGTCGCCACTTTGTCTCTGCCCGTTGCCCTCGCCGCGCCTGCTCACGAGCTGTCGGTGGCGGGCTGGGCCTCTGCGCGGGCCACCCACCTCAGCATTCAGGTGGACGCTTACGACGCTTGGCGCGGGAGTGGGCCAGCCGTGCTGCAAAACATCGCCCGTTTGCTGCCGCAGGGCGCGGCGGGGATAGGCGTGGTGTGTCAGGTGGGCGAGCAAAGCATTGACGTGATCACCGATCAGGGCGGCCACGCCCGCTGTGAACTGAAGACAACCGGAGCCGTCAAAGTCAGCTTGGTGAGTGGAGAAGAGGTGAGGCCCAATATTCCCAGTTTGCCCGACGCGCCTGTGACGGTGATCAGCGACCTGGACGACACGGTGCTGATCACTGGAGCAGGGAAGCGAAGTTCAGTCTCCACTTTTCTCGGAGCTACCGTCAGCAACCGGGCAGCTTTTCCCGACATCGCCCCGCTTTACAACAGTTTTGCGGCGCGGGGCTACCCTCTCGTTTACCTCTCCAACAGCCCTCTGGGCCTCAGCGATTTTTTGCGCTCGGTGCTGCCGGCGCGTGGGATTGCCAACGGGCCGCTGCTGCTGAGGGCGCTGGACGCTCAGACCTTGCTGCACTCCACCCAACACAAAATCCAGTCGCTGAATGAGTTGGCCGCCGACTTGCCCGGCCAGTTCTTGCTGATCGGCGACACCGCCCAGAAAGACCCCGAAGTCTATACCGCCTTTGCCCAGTCGCACCCCGGCAAGGTGCTGGGCATCGCCATTCGGGACGTGTCGGGGCCGCCACGCAGCCAAGACGTCGCCACACTGCTTTACACAGCGGGTGTGCCGGTGATCATCAGTGCCGACGCGGCGGCGTTCGCCTCACTCGTCCGCTGA
- a CDS encoding D-alanine--D-alanine ligase family protein: protein MSAQSVLAALPASHFEVTPLVIDAAGRWLGRADTARVLGGAQDSAAPVSSELRPYEVAGFDVIWPLLHGPNGEDGTVQGFLTLTGAAYVGSGVLGSAASMDKVMTKQVLASVGVPQVEYRLVTRQAWRSAPESVRIAAGSLGYPQFVKPANLGSSVGISRAAGPEDLEAALDLAFSLDRRVILEAAASHKPRELEVGILGNDAPQASPVGELRFEALFYDYTTKYTEGQASMHIPAPVPAEVAIRVRELALTAFKALDCAGLARIDFFYVEETGELYLNEVNTMPGFTTTSMYPKLWEAAGLSYAELVTRLVELAQEER, encoded by the coding sequence ATGAGTGCCCAGAGTGTACTGGCCGCTTTGCCAGCGTCACACTTTGAAGTGACGCCGCTGGTCATTGACGCGGCAGGCCGCTGGCTGGGGCGGGCAGACACGGCGCGGGTGTTGGGCGGCGCTCAGGACTCGGCGGCTCCCGTTTCGAGTGAGCTGCGCCCCTACGAAGTGGCCGGCTTTGATGTGATCTGGCCGCTGCTGCACGGCCCCAACGGCGAGGACGGGACGGTGCAGGGCTTTTTGACGTTGACTGGCGCGGCCTACGTGGGCTCGGGCGTGCTGGGCAGCGCCGCCAGCATGGACAAGGTGATGACCAAACAGGTGCTGGCTTCGGTGGGCGTGCCGCAGGTGGAGTACCGCTTGGTGACCCGTCAGGCGTGGCGCAGCGCTCCCGAAAGTGTGCGGATCGCCGCAGGGTCGTTGGGCTACCCCCAATTCGTGAAGCCCGCCAACTTGGGCAGTTCGGTGGGCATCAGCCGCGCCGCTGGCCCGGAGGACCTGGAAGCGGCCCTCGATCTGGCTTTTTCCTTGGATCGCCGGGTGATTTTGGAAGCCGCCGCCTCCCACAAGCCGCGTGAACTGGAAGTGGGCATCTTGGGCAATGACGCTCCGCAGGCCAGCCCAGTCGGGGAGCTGCGCTTCGAAGCGCTCTTTTACGATTACACCACCAAATACACCGAGGGGCAGGCCAGTATGCACATCCCCGCTCCAGTGCCTGCCGAAGTCGCTATCCGCGTGCGTGAGTTGGCTCTCACCGCGTTCAAAGCACTCGACTGTGCCGGACTGGCCCGCATCGACTTTTTCTACGTCGAAGAAACTGGGGAGCTGTACCTCAACGAAGTCAACACCATGCCGGGCTTTACCACCACCAGCATGTATCCCAAGCTGTGGGAAGCGGCGGGCCTGAGCTACGCCGAGTTGGTGACGCGCTTGGTGGAGTTGGCGCAAGAAGAGCGCTGA
- a CDS encoding ABC transporter substrate-binding protein, translating to MKFKHATLLTALMLGSAAFAATPKDTLVLQQSNDTPTLDPTANYDTGSANMIENMYETLWTYKGNSLREFTPLLATKVPSFTNGGKTLTVDLRKNVKFHSGNAFSCDDAQYTFERNLVTNSAESGNWFLAEALTGTQANANDDKTVTWDKINKSVTCNSKGQLVFTLPKADPAFLAKLAFSGQSILDKQWAIKQGEWDGTEKTWKDWVGKDVQGSNLSKNPSGTGPYQLVNRDANALLFKAFAGYWGGKPAIQNVIVQKIPELAARQQAFLRGDADLIEAGSRANIEEQLKGKPGVVIVDGLPNTSATGIFMNENIKASDALGSGKLDGNGIPANFFSDANLRRGFANSFNYAQYIQDVQQGKGKQRTMLLPDSFPGYDAKIKTYSYDAAKAKSYFQKAWGGNVWKTGFTLNADYRAGSVAAQTAMEILKKNVEALNPKFKINIKAKQWSEMLNDSKQGKEPMIIIGWAPDYADADNFMYTFYSSNGYYFPRSNWKDAAVDKWLDQARATVNTAERNKLYSQVANRAYEQAPYLLVPAGVNVFAVRDNLVGATAANYNPMLGSSSLYNGSPWKVLSKK from the coding sequence ATGAAATTTAAACACGCCACGTTGCTTACTGCCCTGATGCTCGGCTCGGCTGCTTTTGCCGCCACGCCCAAAGACACGCTGGTACTCCAGCAGTCCAACGACACCCCTACGCTCGATCCGACGGCCAATTACGACACCGGCAGCGCCAACATGATCGAGAACATGTACGAAACCCTCTGGACCTACAAAGGCAACAGCCTGCGCGAATTCACGCCGCTGCTGGCCACCAAAGTGCCCAGCTTTACCAACGGCGGCAAAACGCTGACGGTTGATCTGCGCAAGAATGTCAAGTTTCACTCCGGCAACGCTTTTAGTTGCGACGACGCTCAGTACACCTTCGAGCGCAACTTGGTGACCAACAGCGCCGAATCCGGCAACTGGTTTCTGGCCGAGGCGCTGACCGGCACGCAGGCCAACGCCAACGACGACAAGACCGTGACCTGGGACAAGATCAACAAATCGGTCACTTGCAACAGCAAAGGCCAATTGGTCTTCACCTTGCCCAAAGCCGACCCCGCCTTCCTCGCCAAGCTGGCCTTCTCGGGTCAGAGCATCCTCGATAAGCAGTGGGCCATCAAGCAGGGCGAATGGGACGGCACCGAGAAGACCTGGAAAGACTGGGTCGGCAAGGACGTTCAGGGCAGCAACCTCTCCAAAAACCCTAGCGGCACCGGCCCTTACCAGCTGGTCAACCGTGACGCCAACGCCCTGCTGTTCAAGGCCTTCGCCGGGTACTGGGGTGGCAAGCCCGCCATCCAAAACGTGATCGTGCAAAAGATTCCTGAACTCGCCGCTCGCCAGCAGGCCTTCCTGCGCGGCGACGCCGATTTGATCGAAGCCGGCAGCCGTGCCAACATCGAAGAGCAGCTCAAAGGCAAGCCCGGTGTGGTCATCGTGGACGGCCTGCCCAACACCAGCGCCACCGGCATCTTCATGAACGAGAACATCAAAGCCAGCGACGCGCTGGGCAGCGGCAAGCTCGACGGCAACGGCATTCCCGCCAACTTCTTCAGCGACGCCAACTTGCGCCGGGGCTTTGCCAACTCGTTTAACTACGCTCAGTACATCCAAGACGTGCAGCAGGGCAAGGGCAAGCAGCGCACCATGTTGCTCCCCGATTCGTTCCCCGGCTACGACGCCAAAATCAAAACCTACAGCTACGACGCGGCCAAAGCCAAGAGCTACTTCCAAAAAGCTTGGGGCGGCAATGTCTGGAAGACCGGCTTTACCCTGAACGCCGATTACCGCGCCGGAAGCGTGGCCGCACAAACGGCCATGGAAATCCTCAAGAAGAACGTGGAAGCGCTCAACCCCAAGTTCAAGATCAACATCAAGGCCAAGCAGTGGTCGGAAATGCTCAACGATTCCAAGCAGGGTAAAGAGCCGATGATCATTATCGGTTGGGCACCGGATTACGCCGACGCCGATAACTTCATGTACACCTTCTACTCCAGCAACGGCTACTACTTCCCGCGCAGCAACTGGAAAGACGCCGCTGTGGACAAGTGGCTCGATCAGGCCCGCGCCACTGTCAACACCGCCGAGCGCAACAAGCTCTACTCGCAGGTCGCCAACCGCGCCTATGAGCAGGCCCCCTACTTGCTGGTGCCCGCAGGCGTCAATGTCTTCGCGGTGCGCGACAACCTCGTCGGCGCAACGGCAGCCAACTACAACCCAATGCTCGGTTCCAGCTCCCTTTACAACGGCTCGCCCTGGAAAGTTCTCAGCAAGAAGTAA
- a CDS encoding ABC transporter permease, giving the protein MLNFIIRRVAQIPLVMLALSLLLFVIIFQLTPEQRAAGYIRSEQQAAQMDSIIRQRGLDKPFPIQYSKWLASTVQGDLGFSRTSSKPVLDTIKERLPSTIELSLYAGIPIVLLGIWLGTLSALNKDRFVDQFLRVIAVLGTSLPSFVLGIVLLKFLYGSLGWLPGPGQVDVLNQFAVLDPTFKHYTGMLSIDAMLNGRWAVAGDVLRHLVMPVLTLVIIFSANILKVMRAQMLETLTSDYVRTARAKGLGSKAVNLKHARRNALLPIVTLTGFVAINLLAGAIITETIFAYPGVGQWVGDAARNLDISAVMGFALLSAVIVVVISTLTDLFYGVVDPRVRFD; this is encoded by the coding sequence GTGCTTAATTTCATTATTCGGCGCGTCGCTCAGATCCCTTTGGTAATGCTGGCCCTCTCACTGCTGCTGTTCGTGATTATCTTTCAGCTCACTCCCGAGCAGCGGGCGGCAGGCTACATCCGCAGCGAGCAGCAAGCCGCGCAGATGGACTCCATCATCCGCCAGCGCGGACTCGACAAGCCCTTTCCAATCCAGTACAGCAAATGGCTGGCCTCAACCGTGCAGGGCGACCTGGGCTTCTCACGCACCAGCAGCAAGCCGGTTCTCGACACCATCAAAGAGCGGCTGCCCAGCACCATTGAGCTCTCACTCTACGCCGGCATTCCGATTGTGCTGCTGGGCATTTGGCTGGGCACCCTCTCGGCGCTCAACAAAGACCGCTTCGTCGATCAGTTTCTGCGGGTCATCGCCGTGTTGGGCACCAGCTTACCGAGTTTCGTGCTGGGCATCGTGCTGCTTAAATTTTTGTACGGTTCTTTGGGCTGGCTGCCGGGGCCGGGACAGGTAGACGTGCTCAACCAGTTCGCTGTGCTCGACCCGACCTTCAAGCACTACACCGGCATGCTCAGCATCGACGCCATGCTCAATGGCCGCTGGGCCGTGGCGGGCGACGTGCTCAGGCACTTGGTGATGCCGGTGCTGACGCTGGTGATTATCTTCAGCGCCAATATACTCAAGGTGATGCGGGCGCAGATGCTCGAAACCCTGACCAGCGATTATGTCAGGACTGCCCGCGCCAAGGGACTGGGCAGCAAAGCAGTCAACCTCAAGCACGCCCGGCGCAATGCGCTCCTGCCCATCGTGACGCTGACCGGCTTCGTGGCCATCAACTTGCTGGCCGGCGCGATCATCACCGAAACGATCTTCGCTTATCCCGGTGTGGGGCAGTGGGTCGGGGACGCCGCCCGCAACCTCGACATCTCTGCGGTGATGGGCTTCGCGCTGCTCTCCGCTGTGATCGTGGTGGTCATCAGCACCCTCACCGATCTCTTTTACGGGGTGGTGGATCCGCGTGTGCGCTTTGACTAA